The following coding sequences lie in one candidate division WOR-3 bacterium genomic window:
- a CDS encoding HD domain-containing protein, with product MKIVRDAVWGDIELSALEIEVIDTKAFQRLRKIKQLGCAHLVYPTALHTRFDHSLGCLHCAQSMMENIEKKDFRFTDEDRVLVRMSALLHDITHIPFGHTLEDERRIFPRHDLNIRRWSYFVEESEIGEILGREGMAEKVKETLFGDEDDYRSEIVRGAISADLLDYLARDAYFCGMKIGYDRRVLRYFAVDGKRLVIELFKDGIFRNDAFSETVNLLRSRYFMTERIYYHHSKIACSVMVSKAVEGAFSAGFEEKNFLTLGDEEVLHEIKKFGRGENGTESIIDLYEKRKLYKRCFLHRTRDIKEDRASELYLDKGGVRKKIENKIAKKLKLPSWQIALYCPPPQMYLKEASVNVLLNKNEHCKLNEMENPDISALEHKHKNLWSIYLFISPEAESLRDRAGESCEQEIGLKNELPNEKRGQLSLWMN from the coding sequence ATGAAAATAGTGAGAGACGCGGTCTGGGGTGACATTGAGCTTTCAGCGCTTGAAATCGAGGTGATCGACACAAAGGCGTTTCAAAGGCTCAGAAAAATAAAACAACTGGGCTGCGCGCATCTTGTTTACCCCACAGCCCTGCACACGAGGTTCGACCACAGCCTCGGATGCCTGCACTGCGCTCAGTCCATGATGGAGAATATAGAGAAAAAGGATTTTCGTTTCACGGATGAAGACAGGGTTTTGGTGAGAATGTCGGCTCTTCTGCACGACATCACCCACATACCTTTCGGTCACACTCTGGAAGACGAGAGGAGAATATTTCCAAGACACGATTTGAACATCAGGAGATGGTCTTATTTCGTGGAGGAAAGCGAAATAGGAGAAATTCTCGGCAGGGAAGGGATGGCGGAAAAGGTAAAAGAAACCCTTTTCGGCGACGAGGATGATTACCGGTCTGAAATAGTCAGGGGAGCCATTTCAGCCGATCTTCTCGATTACCTCGCGCGAGACGCTTATTTCTGCGGAATGAAAATAGGGTATGACCGGCGCGTTTTGAGGTATTTCGCCGTTGACGGGAAAAGACTCGTCATAGAGCTTTTCAAAGATGGAATATTCAGAAACGACGCTTTTTCAGAGACAGTAAACCTTTTGAGGTCGAGATATTTCATGACAGAGCGGATTTATTATCACCATTCAAAAATCGCCTGTTCGGTTATGGTTTCAAAAGCGGTAGAAGGAGCATTTTCCGCGGGGTTCGAAGAGAAGAATTTTTTGACCCTCGGTGACGAAGAAGTGCTGCATGAGATCAAAAAGTTCGGAAGAGGCGAAAACGGAACTGAATCCATAATCGATTTATACGAGAAGAGAAAACTCTACAAAAGATGCTTTCTGCACAGGACAAGGGACATAAAAGAGGACAGGGCGAGTGAGCTTTACCTGGACAAGGGAGGGGTGAGAAAAAAAATTGAGAACAAAATCGCGAAAAAACTCAAATTGCCCTCCTGGCAGATAGCCCTGTACTGTCCTCCTCCCCAAATGTACCTGAAAGAAGCCAGTGTGAATGTTCTTTTGAACAAGAACGAACACTGTAAACTCAACGAAATGGAAAATCCGGATATTTCCGCCCTCGAACACAAACACAAAAATCTTTGGAGCATCTACCTTTTTATATCTCCTGAAGCAGAAAGCCTCCGGGACAGGGCAGGAGAATCGTGTGAACAAGAGATTGGCCTGAAAAACGAATTGCCGAACGAAAAAAGAGGACAGCTATCGCTTTGGATGAATTAG
- a CDS encoding 4Fe-4S binding protein — protein KQMMHADVVPERRLDRTCLHCGYCVDSCPESAVFLEEDGPVFDLEKCVGCGECITACPEGVIKILWNSKPENFAQKLAEGGKAAIFGKENSSVFINGLLSVTPECDCVSDAGAPMMEDLGWFMSTDPVAVDRACFDAVLQNAGHDIFKDVHPNTFFEKTLDYAEEIGLGKNSYELEEVK, from the coding sequence AAGCAAATGATGCACGCCGATGTTGTGCCTGAGAGAAGACTTGACAGAACCTGCCTGCATTGCGGTTACTGCGTGGATTCCTGCCCTGAGTCAGCAGTTTTCCTGGAAGAGGACGGCCCTGTTTTTGATCTTGAAAAGTGCGTCGGTTGCGGGGAATGCATCACAGCTTGTCCGGAGGGAGTGATAAAAATACTCTGGAATTCAAAGCCTGAGAACTTCGCCCAAAAGCTTGCCGAAGGCGGTAAAGCTGCGATTTTTGGAAAAGAAAACAGTTCGGTTTTCATAAACGGCCTCTTATCGGTGACCCCTGAATGCGATTGCGTTTCGGATGCCGGTGCGCCAATGATGGAAGATTTGGGATGGTTTATGTCGACCGATCCTGTGGCAGTCGACAGAGCGTGTTTTGACGCCGTTTTGCAAAATGCCGGACACGATATTTTCAAAGATGTCCACCCAAACACTTTTTTTGAAAAAACGCTGGATTACGCCGAAGAGATTGGGTTAGGAAAAAATTCCTACGAGCTGGAAGAGGTCAAATGA